GAGGCCCGGTGCCAGGAGTACCTGGCCGGGGAGCTGCGCGCCGCGGGGCTTGACCCGGTGCTGGAGACCTTTCCCGTGGCGCAGAAGGCCTTCATGGCCGTTCCCATGCTGTCCAGCCTCCTCACGGTGGCCTCCCTGCCGTTCTACTGGCTCGCGCCGTGGGCGGGGGTTCTCCTCAGCGCCGCCGCCCTGGCGTTGTTCGTGCTGGAGGTCGGCCTGTACCGCCATGTGCTTACGCCGTTTTTCCCGAAATCCGTGTCCACCAACGTGCACGCCCTGGTGTCGCCGTCCGGGCCGGTGCGCCGGCGCATCATTCTCTGCGGCCACGCCGACGCCGCCTACGAGTGGCGGTTCCAGCACGACAGCAACCGCCTGTTTCCCCTGATCGTCCCCATGATCATCATTGGCGTGCTGGCGGTCGCGGCGCTGCACCTGCTCAACGCGCTGTTCCTTGGCGGCGCGGCCTGGGCGGGCATGGCCCAGCTGGCCGCCGGATTGCTGGCGTTGCCGGGGGTGTTCTTCACGCGGTTCAGCGTGGTGGCGCCCGGGGCGGCGGACAACCTCAGCGGCGCCCTGCTCACTGTGGCGCTGGCCGAACACTATTCCCGTCCGGAGAACCGTCTGGCGGACACGGAAATCGTGGCGCTGGTCACGGGGTCGGAGGAGGCGGGGCTGTGCGGCGCGGCGGCCTTCGCGGCGCGCCACAAGGCGGAGTGGGGGGATGTGGAGACAGTGGCGCTGGCCTTGGACACCTTCAACGACAAGGACTGGTTTCGGGTCTATCACCGCGACATGAACGGCGTTGTGCGCAACGACCCGGCATTCTGCCGGTTCCTCCAGGAGACCGGCCAGACCCTCGGGCTGAGCCTGCCCCTGGCCGTGGTGACTGTGGGGTCGAGCGACGCCGCCGCTTTCAGCCGGGCGGGCATTCCCGCCGCCCTGCTGGCGGCCATGGACCCCCGCCCGGCCCACTACTACCACAATCGGCGGGACACCTGGGAGAACCTGGATGCGTCCTGTCTGGAGCTGGGCTGCCGGATGGCGGCGGCCTCCGTGGACCGGTTTGGGGCGGGACACCTGGCCCGCTGAGGGCGGTTTATCGGGAGGGGGCCGGAATGAACCCGTTCGGGGGGAGTGTTCCCCCAGAGACTGGGGCAGGCGCCGGGTTCAAATTTGTCATTATTATTGAATTGCGTGAAGCGGGCCCGATTTTGTACACTAAGAACGGTCTTCGGGCTGAAGGCCGTGACAGGGGCTGACGGCACGCGCATGGTGCGCCGGACATCGGTGTTTCCGCCGGGGCCGGTCTTGGGCTGACAGGAAGCAGGCACTGCAACGAAAGGAGCGAGACATGGACAACGCGAAACTGATTCTCGGCGGCAAGGAATACGAGTTTCCAACCTTTGTGGGCACCGAGAACGAGTTGGCGGTGGACATCAAGAAGCTCCGCGATATGACAGGGGCGATCACCTACGACCCCGGTTACGGGAACACGGGCGCCTGCAAGAGCGCGATCACCTACATTGACGGGGAGGCGGGCATCCTGCGCTACCGGGGGTACCCCATCGAGCAGCTTGCCGGGAGCATCCGCTATTCGGCGGCGGCGTATCTGATGGTTTTCGGCCGGATTCCCACGGACGAGGAGTTTCTGGAGTGGCGGCGCGCGCTGACCATGAACAGTTTCGTCCATTCGAGCCAGGTGAGCTTTCTGGACCACTATCCGACCTCGGCCCACCCGATGAACATCCTGGGATCCATGGTGTCGTCCATGTCCTCCTTCTACCCCTACGACGCGGAGGACGACGCCCACCTCCAGTTGAACATTCAGCGGCTGATCGGCCAGGTGAAGACGATCGCGGCCTACTCGTACCGGAAGTCGGTGGGGCTGCCCTACACTTACCCGAAGGCGGACCACAGCTACGCGGCGAACTTTCTGCGGATGATGTTCTCGTCCCCCGCGGAGGAGTACGTGGTGCCGAAGGTGATGGAGGACGCGCTGGACATGCTGCTGATCCTCCACATGGACCACGAGCAGAACTGCAGCACGTCCACGGTGCGCATGGTGTGCAGCTCGGGCGCGAACATCTACGCGGCGGTGTCGGCGGGCATCAACGCGCTGTGGGGCAAGCTGCACGGCGGGGCGAACGAGGCCGTGCTGAACATGCTCATGCGGATCCACCAGGACGGCGGCAATGTGGACAAATACGTCGCGATGGCCAAGGACAAATCGAGCGATTTCCGGCTGATGGGCTTCGGCCACCGGGTGTACAAGAACTTCGACCCGCGCGCCACGCTGCTCAAGGGGGCGGTGGACCGCATTTTGGAGGAGATGGGCATCCACGACCCGCTGCTGGACATCGCGAAGCAGCTGGAGGAGGTCGCCCTCAAGGATGACTTCTTCATCGCGCGCAAGCTGTACCCGAACATTGACTTCTACAGCGGGATCATCTACCGGGCCATGGGCATCCCCACGGAGATGTTCACGGTGCTGTTCGCCATCGGCCGCATGCCCGGCTGGATCGCCCACTTCCTTGAGATGCGGCAGGATCCGGACCTGCGCATCCAGCGGCCCCGCCAGATATACACCGGCGAGACCCTGAGGGAATACAACGGCTGAACGCCCCCCGATGAAGAACGCGGCCGCCCGGGTGATTGCCCGGGCGGCCGTTTTTCGTCCGTCTGCAACGGGGTCAGAGTCCCGTATCTCCCTCCACGAGCGCCTGCGTGGCAATGGCGGCCGCGGCCTCCGGGGAGGCGTCGGCAAAGCTGGCGTCCATCATCGAGACGAGCTCGAGGAAGGAGGTGAGGCTCTGGGCGAGGGCGCTGTAGGCGACCTCCAGCATCTGCATGCCGTCGGGGGTGGCAAGCACCTCCGTCACCCGCACCAGCGCGTCCAAAGCGGTCATCTGGAGGTCCATGCCCGCGAGCTGCTCGTTGGCGAACTCCGCCCCCTCCGCCACCTGCTCGCCCAGACGCTGCACCCCCCGGTAGAGACCGGCGGCGGTTTCAAAGTCCTTCGCCTCTTCATGGGCGGCGCCCTGGGCCATCAGGTCGTCGCCGAGGGTGGTCAGCTCCGCGTACTGGCTGCGCCCCGCCTGCGCGTAGGCGAGGAAGCGGGCCAGGTCCTCCTCCGCGCCCGCGGCGGCGAGGGCTGCGCCCCGGTTCTGGGCGTCGGCGAGGCCGAATGCGTCGGCGGACTCCATGGACATGCCCTGCGCCAGCGAGGCGAGGGCGCCGTCCACGTCCCCGGACTCCAGGCGCATCTGCGCCTCCATGTAGCGGCCCAGGCCGTTCTCCGGGGAAAGGGAGTTCAGCGCGGCGATTTGCTCCAGAGCCTCGCCCCGCGTCTCCGGATTGGCGGCAAGGGTGCGGGCGAGCAGATACCGGACCTGGGGGTCTTCGGGGTTTGCGGCCGCCGCCTCGCGGAGCCGGGAAGCAGCCTCGTCGGATGGCAGAAACTGCAGCGCGCCGAGATAGGCGGACAGGGAGAGGTCTTCGCGCTCCAGCAGGCGGCGGGCCTCGTCCCCCGTCAGGCTTCCCATGGCGTTCAGCCGGGCGCGGGCCTCGGGATCCCGGGCGCGGTCCTGCTGGAAGGCCGCCAGGGCGTCCTCCATGTTGAGCGCGGCGAGGCGGTCCGTGCCCGTCTCCAGGACGATGGGCGCCGGGGCGGCGATGGGCCGCGCCAGGCCGGAATACTCCCCGAAGCGGGGGTCCTTTTTGACCCGTTCGCCGCGGACGGGGACGGGGGCGGCGGGCACTGCGGGGTCGGGCCGGGCGGCTACCTGCGTGGTCTGCGGCGCAGCGGCATCACGCATGAACCAAAAGGCGGACACGGTCAGGCCGAACATGACCAGCAGCATGGCCGCGAGCCGGGTGACTACCTGCCACGCGGCGGGTCCCTGCCGGCGGGGGAGGGGGGCGGCGGGGCGGTGTTCGCCGGGGAAGGGGACAACCCGGTCCCGGGCCGGGGGGGCGGCCTCGGCGGGGCTGTCTTTGCGCATCCGCCGGACGGCATCCAGCACGCCCGGCTGAACATCCACAGACGGCGCATGGGACCGCAGCGCGGCTCCCAGGCCGGCAATTTCCTCCTCCAGGAGGGCGTCGGGTGCGGGGGCGGTGTCTCCGGCGCGCAAGGCCGCCACGGCAGCCATCACGCCGGGCAGCACGTCCACTATGGGCAGTCTTTCGGCCGTTTCCGCGCCGAGGGCCTCCAGTTCCGTCTCCAGGGGGGATCCGGTGCCCGTCAGAAGCCCGGACAGGGGCGTGCGCACGGCTTCCAGCACCGACGGCGTCAGGTCTGCGGGGGAGGCCAGGGTCCGCCAGTCCCGCCCGGCGTCCTCCAGACGGGCCGCCAGACGGCCCAGGGCGTCCCGCTCCGCAGCGAGCCCGGCGTCCGCCGCGAGGGCGTTGTCCACGCGCCGCAGCGTTTCCGGGGCGGCGTCGCCGTCCAGGTGGGCCATCAGGTCGGCCGGGGTGATTTCAGGGTCATAAGGCATCTAAAAGGACTCTTTCCTCGTCTCGCACACGGCGCGGAGCTGGTTCATGGCCCGGTGCAGCCTAGTCCGCACCGCGCCCTCCGTGCTGTCCACCACCTCGGCGATGTCCCGTGCGGACATCTGCTCGAAATAGCGCATCATGAGCAGTTCGCGCGCGTCTTCATTCAACTCGTTGAGCGCGGCCATCAGGGCGGCGTGGCGCTCATTGGTCTCCAGCACGCCCGAGGGACCGTCCACGGCGAAGCGGTCCAGGCCGCCCGCCTCGTCCCGCGATGAGCTGGCATAGGATTCCAGGCTTTCCATGCGCACCGTCTTGCGCCGCTGCAGCTCATTGAGGCAGAGGTTGCGGGCGATGCACATGGCCCAGGGCTTAAACTTTCGCTCGCTGTCGAAGCGTTCCCGCGCCACGTAGAGGCGGATGAACGTTTCCTGCGTCTTGTCCAGTGCGGCATCCGCGTTGCGCAGGTAAAACGCGCAAAAGCGGAAGATGTCGTTCTGGTGGCGGCGCACCAGCTCGCCCAGGGCGGGGTCATGGTCCCCCCGCACCAGGGTCATGAGCTCTTCATCTGTCTTTGCGGCCAGTTCCGACATGCGTTTCTCCGCGCAGGGCGACGGCGCGCTCTTCGCCCGGGACGCTTCTTTGCGCCCCGACTGACGAACACAATACCGCCGACCCCGCAAGATGTTACAGGCGCGCCGTTTGCGCGCCCGTATTCCCGCATTCTATGCAAAACCGTGGGGCCGGGGACAGTTTTCCCCGGCGGGGCGCCTACCGGCGGGTCCGGTCCGCCAGGAGCCGCTTCAGGTTTTTCGGCTCTTCCAGCCAGGCGGCCGCCCGCGTGTAGTCCGGGTGCGCCCGCTCCAGGCGGCGAAACTCCGGGGGATGCACCCGGCGGCGTCCTGTGGGGCCCTCCCCAATGCCGAGGAAGGCGTGCAGCATCTCATGGTGGACCACTGACCGCACCACCCACTCGGGGACATAGGCGTTGTCGAGCACGGCATGGATGCGGATGAGGTTCCGCGCGCCGTCGTGGGATCCGAAACGGATGGTGCGGCTGCGCACGCGCCGCCGCACCGCCACCGCGGACATCCCCCAGCCGATGCGCGCGGTGATCCTGCCGTCAAACCACCGGGCGTTCTCCTCGTCGAAGAGCCGCCGGAGGTCGTGGTGCAGCCCCAGGGCTTCCAGTGTCAGGGGCGTTTTTCGGGGGGGCCGGATCAGCGCCCCTTTTTCCGCGAAGAAGGCCCTGAACAGGGGGTCATTTCTGCCGGAACGGGGATGCTTGATCCAGTGGGCGACGGCCTTGAGCAGGTCTTCCGGGGCGTCCAGAAACATGTGGTGCAGCCGGACCTTGGCTTCGCCCGGCTGCGGCGTGTGCCGCACGACCATCAGGCTGCGGCGGTTGTCCGTGACAGTGAGGTCGAGGACCATGCCCGTGAGCGCCTTGAGACGGGCATGGAGACGCAGGAGTTTCTCGCGGCGCCCATCCGGCGGCGGCGGGGCGTCGGGGGGCTGCGTTCGGGGGGCAGGGCAGGGCGGAGGGGGGGGCGGTTTCGGGTCCCGGGGAAAGAGTTCCAGTTGTTCGGGGTGTTCATTCACGGCGGCACACTTCTTCTGGTTGCCCGGACAGCACGCTCCTGACCATCCTGCATGGGACAGAAAGCGGAGACGCGGTCACGGGCGGAGCGTGAACACCACCTCCGCGAACACCGCCGGGTGGTCGGACGCCCGCAGCTGCTCCGGTCCGTAGCCGCGGCGGTCCACAATCCACCGGGTCACCTTCTTGTCCCAGTCTCCGCCGAGGAGGATGTGGTCAATGATGTGGTCCAGGTTCTCCAGCGGGGTGCCCGTCTGGGCGGGGGTCATGCCCTCGGCCGGCGGGAGTTCCTCCCTCACCGGGGCGAGGTCGGCGGCGTTCACGAACTCGGCCGTCGTGTCGCCGCCCGTCAGCAGGTTGCGGTAGCGGTCCGTCTCGTGGGAGGTGTTGAAATCCCCCGTGAAAATGACCGGAAGGCGCGCGGCGTGGAGACCGAAGGTCTTGTTGGCCAGCAGCGCGGCCGCCTCCTTGTTGGGCGGGTTGTTGTCAAAATGCGTGTTGAGAAACAGGAACTCGAAGCCGTCGGCCTTCTGGCGCAGGTGGGCCCAGCTGACATACCGGGGCATGGCGAGGGTCTGCCACCCAAACGCGAAGGGCAGGGAGGGGTCCGGGGCGAGCCAGAACTGCCCCGAGTCCACGAGATCGAAGCGCTCGCGGTTGTAGAGCAGTACCGCGTCCGCGTAAGCCCAGGGACCGAAACTGTGGGTGACGGGGGCGTATTTCTCCGGTGCGATGTTCAGCTCGAGGATGTCCTTCCAGCCGCCGACCTCCTGGTGGCCGATGAGGTCGGGGGCGTAGTCCACGATCAGGGCGCGCAGGTGGGGCAGCCGCCCGTACCAGTCCTCGTGCCCGGGCTTGTTGTCGCCGCTCGTGCAGACGCGGCACAGGATGTTGTAGGTGAGGACCCTGATGGGGCCGCTGCCGCAGGGGGAGGCGCCGCCGCAGTTTTGCTCGGGCAGGATGCGGGAGGAGTCGAAGTGGGGGTTGCTCCAGGACCAGGTGGCGAAGGCCAGGGTGTATTGGATCCCCTGAACCCACACGAACCCGGTGAAGGCCGCCAGAACGACCAGCACCAGCCCGAGCGTCTTCAGGAAGACCATGAGGTACCTTTTCATTGTCGGAACTCCGGAATCCGAACCGCACGGCGCCGGAAGGCGGAGCCTCAGGCCCCTGTCTCCCCGGCAATCCGGCGGAGCACCTCGATGCCCCGCTTGAGCGTCTCGTCCTTGTTGGCGAAGGAGATGCGGAAATGGGTCTTCTTCTCGGAGAACACGCTCCCCGGAATGATCAGCACGTTGTTCTCAATGGCCTTCCGCACAAAGGCGTCGCCGTCGCCGTCCGGCGCCTGCGGGAAGATGTAGAACGCGCCGCCGGGCCGGGTGACCGGGAAGAGGTCCTTCAGCCCCTCAAAGATGATGTCGCGCTTGGTGCGGTAGGCATCCACCTTCGCCGTCATGTCCGCCTCCAGCGCGAGCACCGCCGCCTTCTGGGCGAAGGACGGCGCGCACACGAAGGTGTACTGCTGGAGCGTGTTCATTGCCTGGATGATCTCGTCCGGCCCCGCCGCGAAGCCCACGCGCCACCCCGTCATGGCGGCGTTTTTCGAGAAACCGTTCAGGCAGACAACGTTGTCGTACATTCCCGCGATGGACGCCGGAGTCCCGTCATAGGACAGGGACTCGTAGATCTCGTCGCTGATGACCAGCAGGTTGTGCCTGCGCGCCAGGGCGGCCACGGCCTGCAGCTCTTCGCCGTTCATCATGACCCCCGTGGGGTTCGCCGGGCTGCTGATGATGAGGGCCTTGGTCCGCGGCGTGATCGCCCCGGCGATCCGGTCCGCCGTCAGTTTGAAGTCCGGGTAGGTGTCCACGGGCACCGACGTGCCGCCCAGCAGGTTCACCAGGTGCTTGTACATCACGAAATACGGGTCCGCGCAGATCACCTCGTCCCCCGGGCCAACGGTCGCCATCAGCGCCAGAAACAAGCCGCCGGACACGCCCGACGTGATCATGACGTTCTTCAGCGGGAACCCGAAGCGCCGCTCGTAGTACGCCGAGCACGCCTCGCGGAGTTCCTGGATGCCCCAGGTCTGCGTGTACGAGTTGAACCCGGCGCGGATCTGGCGCACCGCCTCGTCCTTGCACAGCTCATCCACGTCATAGTCCGGCTGGCCGATGCTCAGGTTGATCGGGTCCTTCATCTGCGCGGCCAGCGCGAAAATCTTGCGGATGCCGCTGGCGTCAATCTGGTTCATCCGTTCCGCGATGAAACTCATGGAAAAAGTCTCCTGTGTCAAGGCTGCCAAGGTTCCGCCGATTGTACACGCGCCGCCGCAAAGGGGGCAAATGGCGGCAGGCAACGGCCATTTTCACCGCGACGCCGCAAAGGACACAGGGAAGACCGGAAAGGGAAGGGAAAGAGAAGATGAGCGGCGAGGTCGGGAAGAAAAACCCTGAGGTCCCGCCCCCCTGGGACTGCCAGGCTTCCCCCCGGCTCTCGGGGGAATCTGCGAAAGACAGTTCCGCGCGCGCGGAAGGACCGCCGGCTTTCTCCATGGCCCAAGAGCCGCACCGTGCTGCGCCCCTTGGAGTGCGGTGGCTTGCTGCCGCCGTCATTCCCGCAGGCTTGCCTGCGGGAGGCCACAGCGCAGGACGACAGACGGCCCCCGCCTGCTGTCACCACTCCGCTTTCCCTCCTCCGCGCCTCTGCGTTGAGTCGCCTCCATCCCTAAGCCGCGCCCCCCCCTGCCGCGACGCGCGGGCAAGCCCGCACGAAGAAAGGCGGCGGCAAGCCACCACGGCGACCGGACGCGCCCCGCACAAGCGTCGTCCGCAGCCGCCTGTTGCGGCAATCTGCGCGATCTGCGGACTGTCCCCGAATCGCCGGATAAGGAATGACCGATAATTCACGTGAGAGAAAACGTGCCTTGTGAATTCGCGCCGAATGCCTCTGGGGCGGCGCGCATGCCCGTTCACCCACGGGATGCGACAGACTTGGGGTGTTCCGGCACGAGATTGCTTCACTTCGTTCGCAATGACGTGTGTTTCCGCGTCATTGCGAACGAAGTGAAGCAATCTCGTGCCCGCCACCGCTCCGGCTCGCGTCCATCTTATCCGTCTATCAGGACTGTCCCCCTGATTTGACCCCGGCGCGTTTCTGTGGTAGACTCTTGGAGACTGTTAGCACTCTCGCGCACTGAGTGCCAAACCGTGCCGCCGGCGACGGTTGCCGCGCGGGCGGAGTGCGTGCGCAACAGGATGCGGGCCGCGCCATGCAAAAACACCCGGAACTGACGGATCGGGAGCGGGAAATCCTGCATGCCGTGGTGAACAGCTACATCATCTCGGCGGAGGCGGTGGGTTCCCGGACCGTGGTGAAGCGCTTCGGCATGGAGCTCAGCCCGGCCACGGTGCGCAACGTGATGTCCGACCTGGAGGAGATGGGGCTGCTGGAGCAGCTCCATACCAGCTCGGGCCGCGTGCCGACGGGCGCGGGCTACCAGTACTACATTGACCATCTGATGCGCGTGCAGGAGCTTACGCTGCGCGAGCGGCGGCGGATTGAGGAGGAGTTGTCGGAGCGCCTGGACGACGCGGACGGCGTGCTCCGTCGGGCGAGCCACCTGCTGGCGCTGGTGTCGCACCATGCGGGCCTCGCGGAGACCCCCGCGGACAAGGCCGCGGTGGCGATGCGCGTGGACCTCGTGCGCGTGGGGCCGGCGAAGCTGGCCATGCTGGTGGTGGACAATTTCGGGCGCGTGCGCTCGGTGATGGCCCAGGTGGCCAGCCCGATGGAGGACACGGAGCTCGAACAGTTGAACCGGTTCATGAACGAGCACCTGCACGGCGCCCCGGTGGACCAGCTTTCGGTCCGCGTGGAGGAGCGCCTGCGGCTGTACCTCGACGAGCAGCGGCGGCTGGCCCAGCGCGCGCTGGAGGTGCTGGAGCTGCTGCCCCGGCGCCCCCAGGGCATGCTCATCGTGGAGGGCACCTCGCAGCTTTTGGAGCAGCCCGAGTTCCAGGACATGCGCCAGGCCCGCGACGTGTTCAACCTCCTGGAGGAGCGCGAGGAGCTGCTGGGGCTGCTGCGGTCCGCCTCCGACGAGGGCGGGCGCAGCGCGGTGTTCCTAGGCGGCGGCGCGCGCAAGCTGGAGGGCCTGGGCCTCGTGGCCGCGCCCTACGAGGTGGACGGCCGGAAGGCGGGCATGATCGGCGTGCTCGGGCCGCGCCGGATGCACTACTCGAAACTGACCGCCGTGGTCGAGTACACGGCCGGACTGGTCGGCCGGATCCTCACCCGGCTTTCGGGCTGAAACGGCCCGCGGAAAGACCGCGAAAAGGAATGTGATGGCGGACGAAAAGGACGAAAGAGAGCTTGCGGACAACGCCCCCGTAGAGGACGCGCCCGAGGCGTTTCCCGGCAGCTGCGGCTGCGACTGCGACTGTTCCGGGGCCTGCGCGGACTGCGCCGCCCCCCCGGAGGAGCCGGACCCCCTGGATGTGCTCGCGGGCGCCCTGGCGGCCTCGGAAAAGGAGCGCGTCCTGTACAAGGACCAGCTCCTGCGCGCGCGCGCCGAGTTCGACAACTACCGCAAGCGCGTGGCGCGCGACGCGGAGCAGCTGCGCCGCACGGCGGCCCAGGACCTGCTGCGCGACCTGCTCGCCGTGGCGGACAATCTGGAGCGCGCCCTGGAGCACGCCGGCGTCTCCGACGACGGCGGGGTGGCCGAGGGCGTGCGGATGGTTCTGCGCCAGATGCAGGACCTGATGGCGTCGCGCGGCGTCGCCGGCATTCCGGCGGCGGGCGAGGCTTTCGACCCGAACCTGCACGAGGCGCTGGCCATGCAGCCCTCGGACGACTGCCCCGCCGGCATGGTGCTGGTGGAGTTTCAAAAGGGATACACCCTGGACGGCGCGGTGCTCCGCCCGGCCAAGGTCGTGGTCAGCAGCGGACCCGCGGAGGCGGCGGACACGCCGCCCGCCGGAGACGCGTCCGCTGAGACTCAAGAGACAAACAACTAGAGGAGCAAGATAAGCATGAGCAAGGTAATCGGCATTGACCTGGGAACCACCAACTCCTGCGTGGCCGTGATGGAGGGCGGCGAGCCCGTCGTCATCGCGAACGCCGAGGGCAACCGCACCACCCCGTCCGTCGTGGCCTTCGCCAAGGACGGCGAGCGCCTCGTGGGCGCGGTGGCGAAGCGCCAGGCGGTGACCAACCCGCAGAACACCGTTTTCTCCATCAAGCGCTTCATGGGCCGCCAGCACGGCGAGGTCGGCTCCGAGGAGAAGCTGGTGCCCTACCGGGTCACCTCGAGCCCGTCGGGCGACGTGCAGGTGGAGGTCGGCGGCCGCACCCACCGTCCTCCGGAAATCTCCGCCATGATCCTCCAGAAGATGAAGGAGACGGCGGAGTCCTATCTGGGCCACCCGGTGACCCAGGCCGTGGTCACCGTGCCCGCCTACTTCAACGACTCGCAGCGCCAGGCCACCAAGGATGCCGGCCGCATCGCCGGGCTGGAGGTCCTGCGCATCATCAACGAGCCCACGGCGGCGGCGCTGGCCTACGGCCTGGAGAAGAAGCGCGACGAGAAAGTCGCCGTCTACGACCTGGGCGGCGGCACCTTCGACGTGTCCATCCTCGCCATCGGCGACGACAGTTTCGAGGTGCTCAGCACGAACGGCGACACCCACCTGGGCGGCGACGACTTCGACCAGCGGATCATTGACTGGCTGGCGGAGGAGTTCATGAAGGACCAGGGCATTGACCTTCGGAAGGACCCCATGGCCCTCCAGCGCCTGAAAGAGGGGGCGGAAAAGGCGAAGTGCGAGCTGTCCTCCGCCATGACCACGGACATCAACCTGCCCTTCATCACGGCGGACCAGAGCGGCCCGAAGCACATGAACTACACCCTCACCCGCGCCAAACTGGAGCAGCTCTGCGACGACCTGCTCCAGCGCACGAAGAAGCCCTGCTTCCGCGCCCTGGAGGACGCCGGCCTCACGGCGGCCCAGGTGGACGAGGTCATCCTCGTTGGCGGCATGACCCGCATGCCCGCCGTCGGCCGCATCGTGAAGGACACCTTCGGGAAGGAGCCCCACCGCGGCGTGAACCCCGACGAGGTCGTCGCCATCGGCGCGGCCATCCAGGGCGGCGTGCTTTCCGGCGAGGTGAAGGACGTGCTCCTGCTCGACGTGACGCCGCTCTCCCTGGGCATCGAGACCCTCGGCGGCGTCTGCACCAAGCTCATCGAGCGCAACACGACGATCCCGGTGACCAAGCGCCAGGTCTTCTCCACCGCCGCCGACGGCCAGACCGCCGTGACCATCCACGTGCTCCAGGGCGAGCGCGAGATGGCCTCCGACAACCGCACCCTCGGCAAGTTCGACCTCCTCGGCATCCCCCCCGCGCCGCGCGGCGTGCCCCAGGTGGAGGTCTCCTTCGACATTGACGCGAACGGCATCGTCCACGTCTCCGCCAAGGACCTAGGCACGGGCAAGGAGCAGGCCATCCGCATCGAGTCCTCCAGCGGCCTGTCGGAGGAGGAGATCAAGCGCATGGTCGGCGAGGCCGAGCGCCACGCCGGCGAGGACAAGCAGCGCCGCAGGCTGGTCGAGGCGAAGAACAACGCCGACGCCATGGTGTACCAGACCGAGAAGGGCCTGAAGGAGTACGGCGACAAGGTGGCCGACACGGACCGGAAAGCCGTCGAGGACGCCCTGGAGACGCTGCGCCAGGCCGCCAAGGGCGACGACGCCGACGCCATTGAGTCCGCCCTCAGCGGGCTGACCTCGGTGTCCCACAAGATGGCCGAGGCCATGTACGCCCAGGCCGCCCCGCAGGGCGCGCCCCAGCCCGAGCCGGGGCAGGGCGCCGGGGACGCCATGGACGCGGACTTCACGGTGAAGGACGGGGACGACAAGAACAACTGAGGCCCCGCCGGCCCACGGTGACGCAGCATGGCGAAGACGAGGGACCTGTACGAGATACTGGGCGTGGCCAAGGGTGCCAGCCAGGACGAGATACGCAAGGCGTATCTCAAGCTGGCGCACAAGTACCACCCGGACAAGACCGGCGGCGACAAGGCCGCCGAGGAGAAGCTCAAGGAGATCAACGGGGCCTACGATGTCCTGAAGAACCCCGAGAAGCGGGCCCAGTACGACCAGTTTGGCTCCGCCGACGGCCAGCCCTTCGGCGGCGGCGGATTCGGCGGGGCGGGCGGATTCGGCGGATTCGGCGGCGGCGAGGGCGGCGGGTTCGAGGACCTTTTCGACATGCTCTTCGGCCAGGGCGGCGGCCGCCGCGGCGCGGCAGACCGCACCCGGCGCGGGGCGGACCTCGAGGGCGCGGTGCGCGTCTCCCTCATGGAGGCGGCCCACGGCACGAAGAAGATTTTCTCCTTCAACCGGGCGGAGCCCTGCGCGGACTGCGGGGGCGCCGGCGCGGCCAAGGGTTCCAAGCCTGAAACCTGCCGCCAGTGCGGCGGCTCCGGGCAG
This portion of the Candidatus Hydrogenedentota bacterium genome encodes:
- a CDS encoding M20/M25/M40 family metallo-hydrolase codes for the protein MTDNAAVFQTMAAGMAARIRKICEEFGPRPPGSPGEARCQEYLAGELRAAGLDPVLETFPVAQKAFMAVPMLSSLLTVASLPFYWLAPWAGVLLSAAALALFVLEVGLYRHVLTPFFPKSVSTNVHALVSPSGPVRRRIILCGHADAAYEWRFQHDSNRLFPLIVPMIIIGVLAVAALHLLNALFLGGAAWAGMAQLAAGLLALPGVFFTRFSVVAPGAADNLSGALLTVALAEHYSRPENRLADTEIVALVTGSEEAGLCGAAAFAARHKAEWGDVETVALALDTFNDKDWFRVYHRDMNGVVRNDPAFCRFLQETGQTLGLSLPLAVVTVGSSDAAAFSRAGIPAALLAAMDPRPAHYYHNRRDTWENLDASCLELGCRMAAASVDRFGAGHLAR
- a CDS encoding citrate synthase, with product MDNAKLILGGKEYEFPTFVGTENELAVDIKKLRDMTGAITYDPGYGNTGACKSAITYIDGEAGILRYRGYPIEQLAGSIRYSAAAYLMVFGRIPTDEEFLEWRRALTMNSFVHSSQVSFLDHYPTSAHPMNILGSMVSSMSSFYPYDAEDDAHLQLNIQRLIGQVKTIAAYSYRKSVGLPYTYPKADHSYAANFLRMMFSSPAEEYVVPKVMEDALDMLLILHMDHEQNCSTSTVRMVCSSGANIYAAVSAGINALWGKLHGGANEAVLNMLMRIHQDGGNVDKYVAMAKDKSSDFRLMGFGHRVYKNFDPRATLLKGAVDRILEEMGIHDPLLDIAKQLEEVALKDDFFIARKLYPNIDFYSGIIYRAMGIPTEMFTVLFAIGRMPGWIAHFLEMRQDPDLRIQRPRQIYTGETLREYNG
- a CDS encoding sigma-70 family RNA polymerase sigma factor, whose protein sequence is MSELAAKTDEELMTLVRGDHDPALGELVRRHQNDIFRFCAFYLRNADAALDKTQETFIRLYVARERFDSERKFKPWAMCIARNLCLNELQRRKTVRMESLESYASSSRDEAGGLDRFAVDGPSGVLETNERHAALMAALNELNEDARELLMMRYFEQMSARDIAEVVDSTEGAVRTRLHRAMNQLRAVCETRKESF
- a CDS encoding aminotransferase class I/II-fold pyridoxal phosphate-dependent enzyme → MSFIAERMNQIDASGIRKIFALAAQMKDPINLSIGQPDYDVDELCKDEAVRQIRAGFNSYTQTWGIQELREACSAYYERRFGFPLKNVMITSGVSGGLFLALMATVGPGDEVICADPYFVMYKHLVNLLGGTSVPVDTYPDFKLTADRIAGAITPRTKALIISSPANPTGVMMNGEELQAVAALARRHNLLVISDEIYESLSYDGTPASIAGMYDNVVCLNGFSKNAAMTGWRVGFAAGPDEIIQAMNTLQQYTFVCAPSFAQKAAVLALEADMTAKVDAYRTKRDIIFEGLKDLFPVTRPGGAFYIFPQAPDGDGDAFVRKAIENNVLIIPGSVFSEKKTHFRISFANKDETLKRGIEVLRRIAGETGA
- the hrcA gene encoding heat-inducible transcription repressor HrcA, which produces MQKHPELTDREREILHAVVNSYIISAEAVGSRTVVKRFGMELSPATVRNVMSDLEEMGLLEQLHTSSGRVPTGAGYQYYIDHLMRVQELTLRERRRIEEELSERLDDADGVLRRASHLLALVSHHAGLAETPADKAAVAMRVDLVRVGPAKLAMLVVDNFGRVRSVMAQVASPMEDTELEQLNRFMNEHLHGAPVDQLSVRVEERLRLYLDEQRRLAQRALEVLELLPRRPQGMLIVEGTSQLLEQPEFQDMRQARDVFNLLEEREELLGLLRSASDEGGRSAVFLGGGARKLEGLGLVAAPYEVDGRKAGMIGVLGPRRMHYSKLTAVVEYTAGLVGRILTRLSG
- a CDS encoding nucleotide exchange factor GrpE, producing MADEKDERELADNAPVEDAPEAFPGSCGCDCDCSGACADCAAPPEEPDPLDVLAGALAASEKERVLYKDQLLRARAEFDNYRKRVARDAEQLRRTAAQDLLRDLLAVADNLERALEHAGVSDDGGVAEGVRMVLRQMQDLMASRGVAGIPAAGEAFDPNLHEALAMQPSDDCPAGMVLVEFQKGYTLDGAVLRPAKVVVSSGPAEAADTPPAGDASAETQETNN